GCATTGTAAGGGACAGTCTGTAGTCAACCAGGGATTGAAGAGTTTTCAGTTGGAAACCAGAATCTCCTAAAGGGCAGCCTGGCTCGCCGTCCATGCAGGACAGATTTGGGATAGGTGTCTCCCTGCGGCCCCCGATCATCCCATGGAAGCCAGGCCTTGAAGCATATGTCCCCAGAGCACTCTGCCTGCGGTGCCACAGTTCGCCATCCCgtgtctctccctttctcaccCTAGCTGGTGGCCGTAGTCATGGATGTCTTCACTGACCCTGACCTGCTCACAGACATGGTGGATGCTGCCACACGCCGCTGGGTACCTGTCTATTTGCTGCTTGACCGAGAGCATCTGCCCGCCTTCTTAGCACTAGCTCAGCAGCTAGGGCTGAACCCCTGGACCACTGAGGTAGGGACCAGGCCAGAGACATTTAAATGTCCCTTTTCCTCACAGGGGGACTTTTGCATGGGTTCCTAGGTCACTGGGGTTCCCTAAGATCTGAAACCCATGtcattgggggagggggtggctgtCCTAAAAGGATCCTTGAGGCAGAGCTAGGTATCCCCAAATCTAAGATTTAGTATCAGtggccctgtggatgctgggacagtACCCGTGGGGTCATAGAGTATGCCCTTTCCAGAACCTGGACGTCCGGACTgtgcaaggccacaccttccagaGCCGCAGGCGACGGCAGGTGAGCGGCCATGTGCGGGAGAAGTTTCTGCTGCTGGACGGTGACAGGGTCATCTCGGGATCCTACAGGTGTGTCCCCTCATGACACCCTGTGCCCAGTCCTCCCTCAACTGCTCAGATGGTGAGGGAGGGGTCGCCAGAGGAACACCCTTTCTGGGGCTCTGTGCTCACCTTTAAAATGCATCCATCTCCCTTCCTGGAGAGGTGTTCTGCGCCAGAACACTCAGGGCTGTCTCTGCTCTTGGCCAGGGGAGTGGCCTGAAGTGCCTCTCTCTCGCCTTGTGAATCCCAACTTGGGAAATTGAGGCATGGACTCTGGGTGCCAGATGGCCTGGATTCAGATCCTAACCCTGCTAGCTACTAGCTGTATGACTTCAGGCAACTTACTCCCTTCCTGTGCCTCAGTACCCTCCCTTCAGGATGAAATGATAGGGGTCAGACTATTGTGGGCCCCCTTCCATGTGCATACTGAGCCTCATCCCAGCTTCCACCTAGCAGATGTCAGTGGTGCCCCTTACCCATTCTCAACATGACAATCACAGAATCCTCCAGACGTGGCCAGGTGCCCAGGATATGAGGTGCATCCAGGAACCACCATTCTAGAAGGGTAAGGAAGGCCTTACCCAGCAGGCTTGCTGAAACACAGCTGTCTACGTTCACCTGGCCACTGGTGGGGACGTGCACTTCTACAAGTCCCCACTTGGTGCTGGCACTGCTGGTCCTGCTCACCTTCTGAGACCCTCCAGCCCTGAGACCACGATGCTTCAGAGTGTCACTATCCTCTTGACTTTGCCAGAGGACAGAGCAGTGCCTGACACGCGGCGTGAGTGCTTCAGAGCTGGACGTGGTGGCATCCAGCAGAAAGGAGATCACACaggtcaaggccatcctcagctaggacaccctgcctcaaaaagcatCCCTGCCCCACAAAAAAAGTGCTCTGAAACCCCATCTGGTAGTATTGTCTTTTACCGTATTTCACGAACTCTAAGGTGACGCGGACACAAAGAGGCACCTGGGCAAAGTGAAAAGGTGTGCGTCTTAGGACCAGTGGGGCACAGCACAGCAGTGAGAGTCACAGGCCGCACCCCTCACGATGGCATGTCAGGGGCCTTGCCAGCCCGGAGGAAGCCAGGGCCACAGGAGGCAGACTGCACCCTCTGGCCATTTaatggggggaaggggtggaggcGGGGGGCACAGGGCACAGCCCCAGGCCCTGCAGTTCCTGTAGGTCACAGACAGTATTGAAGGAGCAGCGACAGGCCCAGGAGCAGCTGCAGACTCAGGGCCAGGCTGGGGGTCCCTGTGTCAGAACCAGCACCCCCGTTGCAGAGTTGGCCAGAGCAGCAGGTGGTGGTGAGGCTGTAGGTGAGGCCCATGTAGCTGACAGGCTCCTCACGGCCACAGCTGGTGGAGTGCACGCAGCCTTTGTTGATGATGGGCCCCACACCCTGGGCTACTCCGTGACCTATGAAGCAATCCTCGTCGTCCCCACAgcgcatgtgtgtgcctgggcaCTGAGTGGAGTCAGTCAGCTCACAGAAGACGCAGTCCTTGATGCCTGTCGCACCCGGGCACAGGACCAACACCAGAACCAGTGGCCAGCCAAGGACCATGGTGGCCTGGCGGCGTGGATAGCACCCAAGCCAGGCCGGGGGCTCCCGTGACCTCCTGGATGGCACCTCCTGCCCCTCGTCCTGGCTCAGGGGTCAGCACTTGGAGTGTTCCTGGTTCCCAATACAACGTGTCCCTCTCAGGAGCTCTTGAGTCCTTGGGTTGGAGATGGGCCAGCACCCTTGCCCTCGAGCCTTTGGGCCATGGAACTTGGTGACCTCACAGACCCTCAGGTTCCCTGACTgctgtgggtgggggaggggtcatAGCCTGTCCCACCACAGGCTGAAGGGACCAGAACTGTCCTGCCAAGGTAAGGACACTCGAAGGACCCTCACATAATGCTAACTCGCTCGTGCTGATATGAGCTCTGCCTGCACGTGGAGATCTTGCTTTAACGCTGGTCCACTGAGGCCATAGTGGGGTATTTGACACATGCAGGGCCCCTGAACCGAGTAAGAGGAATCCCTACTGTGTCATGTGTTCACATTTGCCCTGAGATGTTAGCGCCTCAGCCATGTGAAGGACGAGGACAGTGCAGGTACCACCCCATGCAACCCATGCAGGGCACTTGCTCTGTGTGGCAGATGTATTGCTTGGATCCTGGTGTACAGTGCACATGCTTAGGAAATGCAGCATTTCTGGGGAGCCTGTGGAAGTTAAAATGGTCCTGTTGTGGGTGTTAGAAGACCAACCCCATTTcacaataaagaaactgaggcaattAGATATCCCTCAGTGGGGGACAGAGCAGAGCCGTGTTGAAGCTCATCTGACTTCAGGTGATCGGTATACAACTttcctgggtttgtttgtttgtttagtctcacgtagcccaggctttTCTGGAACTGTGtaattcttcctgcctcagccccctgagtgctgggattacagccgcTATTACGAGGCCCAGCTTGATGATATAAGTATCTTATCTCATGTTGTCCCCAGGTTGGTTATGACAAGCAGCAGGGTAGATACTTCTTGTCCTACTCACCAGAGGAGCTGAGGCCTGTGAGATCATGACTTTGGATCATAGGGGCTGGGGACTGGGGTGGGTGCCACCCTGCACAGATCCTGACGACCGCTCTACATCCCTAGCTTCACGTGGAGTGATTCCCGCCTGCACCGaggcctggtgaccttgctcacaGGAGAAATCGCGGATGCCTTCAGCCAGGAGTTCCGTGTCCTGTATGCAGCCTCCAGGCCTCTCCCACCAGCACCAGCTCGAAGCCCGGTGTCCAGCCCTTCTGAGGGCTCACAGCTGCCCCGAAGCCCTCACCACGTGGCCCTACGCTGTCCTGTGGTCCCACTGCTGTCCGACAGGCCTCTGGCTCACCGTCTGGCTGCCTGCCACATCCTCGAGGGGGACAGACGGGAGACCCCCAccaccacagggccagctctcagTGACATTTTGAGGAGTGTACAGcgtaccaggacagccagtggTCCCCCAACCAGGCCCAGCCGCTCTCTGTGGGACCTCAGCCGCCTGTCCCAGCTCTCTGGCTCCAGTGATGGTGACAATGAGGTGAGACTCCCAGATAAGGACTgtggcagagaagcagagagacagggaggccTTGCTTGAACACTGAACCCCAAAGCAAGTTCTTTTTTTGAAAGCGagtcttatagcccaggctggccttgaactgattctcttgcctccacttcccatctAAGGGGataacaggtgtgcaccaccatgcctggctaagtgGCTAAACGTAACCTACCTATTTCACagatggggagactgaggcacctGAGACGGGCGGGAACTCAGCTCTCTCTGCCAGTAGGACATGTTGACTTCCTAGATCTGAGTgtccatgggggtgctggggaaaAGGAGGGGGTTGAGAATCCCCTTGCAACTGTCTGGGGAATGCTTGGATAGTCCTGGGAATGGTTTTGCCTCTGAGCCTCGTTTCTCTCACTGTGAGATGGGTTGCTGTATGAGAAGAAGCAGAGCCATATGGGAAGACAAGTAACCTCACCCAGGATGCAGGCAGGTGGGGTTATGTCCCTCAGTGAGCTAACCCctgctggcctcagtttccctatctgacCCCTGGTAACTGGAGTGGAATCACTCCTGTCAGTGAAGCTAGAGGAAAAGGGTGTGGGGCAGGTCAAGGTCCTTGCCTCGCCTCCACTGAGGTTCCCCTCCCTCGACAAATATTTGTTCCCCTAGATGGCTTCAGCTGCTTCCTGTCCTTCCCCAGATACACAGCAAGAGGAGAGACATCCCCTGTGGGTCTGGGGTCCCAGGTCTCCACTTGCCTCCCTGTGGGCCCCAAGATCTTCACtcgtctccctcctcctcttgtgtgtgtgtgtgtgtgtgtgtgtgtgtgtgtgtgtgtgtgtgtgtgtgtgtgtgtgtgtgatgtgtgtgtggtgtgtatgtgtgtggtgtgtgtgtgatgtgtgtgtgacgtgtgtgtggtgtgtgtgtgtgtggtgtgtgtgtgcctgtgtgtgtgtggtgtgtatgtgtgtgtgtgatgtgtgtgtgtgtgtgtggtgtgtgtgtgtgtgtgtgtggtgtgtgtgatgtgtgtgtgacgtgtgtgtgtgtgtggtgtgtgtgtgtgtgtgtggtgtgtgtgtgagtgtgtggtgtggtgtgtgtgtggtgtgtgtgtgcctgtgtgtatgtgtgtgtatgtgtgtgtggtgtgtatgtgtgtgtgtgatgtgtgtggtgtgtgtgtgtgtgtgtgtgatgtgtggtgtgtgtgtgtgtgtgatgtgtggtgtgtgtgtgtgtgtgtgtgtgtgatgtgtgtgtgtgtgtgtgtgtgtgtgatgtgtgtgtgtgtgtgtgtgtgtgtgtgtgtgtgtgtgtgtgtgtgtgtgtgtgtgtgtgtgtgcgtgcaggcgtgcccctgtgtgtgcctgttgaGCCAGATGTCCATGCTGGCGGTCCTCGTCTGCACTCTCCCTTTAGTGTTAGGACAGTGTCTCACTGCACAGATGGACTGCCCGGCCAGGGAGCCTTGGGGTCActggtctctgccttccagcGCTTATCTGGCATCCCAGCTCTTAGACGAGTGCGAGGGACCCAAACCCGGGCCTCGCGGCTCCACGGCGAGCATTTTCCCTGCCccgccatctctcagccccttgGCTCCTCGTTTTAACAGGGTTTCAGCAGGCTGctcttgagcttctgatcctcctgcctccacctcctgagcgctGAAATTATAGGTGTGTCTGTCATGCCTGGTTTATATGATGCTGAGGCCCAAACCCAGGCCTTGTGCGTGCCAGGCTGGCACACCACCAACTGAGCCCCAGCAACTGCTCACCTcgttttttctttcccccttcacAGATCAAGAAGTCCTGGGTCTCCAAGGACACTCCAGCCAGGGCCCTGATGAGGCAGCGGGGCACTGGAGGGGGGCCCAGGGGTGAGATGGATTCCCACCCGCTAGCCCGGTCACAGCCCTGGGGTGGCCCCCTCCCCATGATTCCAGCCCGCCGCCTGCATTACCCATCTCCAGCCCAAAGGAGGTTGGGAGACAATGCCACATCAGACTGGACCTCTGGCTCAGGCCCTGGCAGGCGACGCTGATGGGAGCCCTGGCCAGATATGGCTGGCCAGCCACGGTCAGCTCAGAGCCCCTACCAGACACTGGCTGAGTCTGAGGCCTCTGGCCTGGGATCCGGGCAGTGGAAGGAATTGGTCTTAATTGCTCTAGAATTGGGTGAGCTCAGCAGAGCTCAGGGCTCAGCGTCATCATCTGGAAATGGGCAGAATGTTCCAGAGCAGCAGACAGGACTGCTTCAGAGACAGGCCTAGCTGCCCCACCAAGTATTGTGGGGCGACCCTAGAGGAAAAGCACCCATACCCATGTATGGGGCAGTGGGTAACGCGAGTCCTGGAAAGGGGTGTTAACAGTGATGGGGTTTAAAGGGGAGGGGCAAGGCTGAAAGACAAGGGCCTGGGAAGTGCTGGGGACACTGAGACACTGGGATATGTCTGGAACTTTTTGTGGGGACTAAAGGAGAGCACCAGAGTGCTCCCCTCTATTTCTGCTCAGATTAAACTCTGACAACACAGACCTGTATCTCCGTGGCTTTCCCAAACCCAACCgtcccctccctcagcctcccagttcCAGAGTCCTCCTTCAGACCCAGGGTTtccccccagctcccctccctcaGGTCCAGGGGTCAGGCCCCGCCCCTTTACGCTGCTTTGATGTTGTCACCGAGTAACCCAGGCTGGGTGTGAATCTgcagccttcctgcctccccctcctaaGCACTGGACAGAAGTGAGTCACACCTGAGTCACACCGGCCCCCTGCAGCACCTCTGCACTCTCTCTGTGGTGCGTGACTGGGTGCCAGGCCTACCTGCACCCCCCACTTGCCCCTGAAAGCCCAGCGTGGAGGAAGGGGTAACTGGAGTGACAAGTTTATTGTGAGGATGCTGGGTTGGGGTCATCAGAGGATCCTGATTTGGggccagggctggggctgggctcagGGTCAGGTTCGCCATCCGGGCTGGTGTCCTCTGGGGTCATGTCCCAGGGGAAGCTCGGCTGTCCCCTCATCTGCTCGCGGTAGACACGGTCAAAGGCCTCGCTCTGTGCCACGGTGAAGTGGTTCTTCCAGTCGCCGCTGATGCctggaggggacagaggaaggggcACTGAGGAGCTGCTGGGGTGTctggaggggacagaggaaggggcACTGAGGAGCTGCTGGGTGTctggaggggacagaggaaggggcACTGAGGAGCTGCTGGGTGTctggaggggacagaggaaggggcACAGAGGAGCTGCTGGGGCGTCtgaagggggacaggaaggggcaCTGAGGAGCTGCTGGGGTGTCCCCTCTGCCTTCTGCACCATGGCCAACGACATCATCGGTGTCACCTGGCCAGATCCCCCATGCTTACTGCCTCTTTCCTTACACCTAGGTGACTCTTGTCTGccctgtcctttgacctctgacctcctagATCTCTTCCTGGAGATCACTTCCCTCTAAGCACCCCAACACCTGCTTTACAACCTGGGTCACCTCCGCTGGGAGCTGACTTTGCCAGCACTGGGCTCTCTCACTCTGGAACCCCTCAGATTCCCAACACGGCCTCCAGCACTCTTGCTGTGACTTGATGGCCGGAGCACCCCAGTCCGGCTCCCTGGAGGTTGCACATGAATGGACTGTCTTGAGGTTCCCCACAGCCAGCGAGCTGTCTCGGCAAGGTACCCCCAACAGGAATGCAATCCTGAGTGCTGGTCCCTCCTATCACAGTGACCACCGGGGTCCGCCTCTTGTCCGTGTGGAAAGAGCCTGTTGAATTTTAGTTACATGTCGCGTCACCTCTGGTGACATCAGGAGGCTCCCCGAAGGAGGCTCATATACCTTAGATATCCTCATTGCCAAGTCTTGGAATTTAGAGCATGAAATCACATCTGGAGGATCTGGAGATGAGGGGCTGACCTAGACCACCTGGGACTCCTGTGTTGTCCCAGTGTCCtgctttgtttggagacagagtctaaagtagcccaggctggcctcaactctgtGTGGCTGGTTTGACAGGCAAGCCCCACCACACCCGACTGAACGTGGGATTATTCTGCACTAATACAAAGGTTCCTGAGGCCTTTGGCTGCAGGATGCGGTTGGAGCCTTGCTTTGGATGCACTCAAAATGCTGTTTCAGGCGGATGCCCGGATGGAGGCAGGTCAGCAGGCAGGCTGTAATGCCAGACCCCCTGCTGAGAGTGGAGACCAGTCTGGGGCCGTACACCCCATGTGGCGTCCCGAAGGTGTGAACCGCGCAGAAGCACACAGTGGTACCTTTGCGCAGGAACGCCCCCTGGCGGTGGTCCAGCAGGCTGGCCGGCAGCAGTGTGTAGTTGGACATGGTATTGGCCTTCATGGCACCGAACGCCGAGTGGGCCACCACAGAGCTCAGGGCCTCTTCACCTAGTGGCCggcccaggaactcacagaggcgTTGCACGGAGCCTCGCAGGTCCtggagtgggaagaggaagagtcagtGGAGTGGGGACCACTTTGGGTGGCCTGGAGGGGTTGGTTCCTGGCTCTTTGCCTCGGTTTCCCCTCCAAGCCACAATGTTGGGCCTCCCGGTCCTCCAGGATTCTAGAGGGTTGGTTCTACAGGAGGTGGGGAAGTGTAGGTTTGCAAAAGTCAGCCCAGCAGTTTACAAGAACCCTGcttgctgggtggcggtggtggcgctcgggaggcagaggcaggtggatctctgtgagttcaaggtcagcctggtctacagagcgagatccaggacatctagggctgttgcatagagaaaccctgtctcaaaaaacaaaaaaaaacaaaaaaaacaaaaaacaaaaaaaaagaaccctgcTGTACGGCAGAAGCAGacagctgggggcggggctgctctgccccgccccgccctccccgcccccagcactGGTCTCCAGGGCCTACCCTTCCCTGTCTGCCTTCTTTTGCCATGTCTTTGTGACCCCAGCGTCCCCATCCTGGCCCACACCCATCCTCTCCCTGGCAAGCGCTCTCCTCTGCAGCCCCTTTCCCAGCCTGCCTGGCGCCCTTGATGCCGTGGCTCCCCAGTACACGGGACAGAGTCCCCCCAGGCCTGTTTTTCAAGGACAGAGTGGTTTGCTGTGAACGCCTCCTTCCCACACTgtactttcctccctccccagcttAGCACACGAGTTCTCGATCTGCTCTCTGCCACTGATACACTCAATTGCTGTCTTCCTCATGACACTTGGCTCAAGTCCCCGGAGTACCAAACTGTGACCCAAGTCGTCCTTCACATTTGTGCTGATCCTGCCATCAGTTTGCAAGAAAGGCCACACCCTAGCTGGCAAACAGAGGTCCAGAGATAAGACacttgtccaaagtcacacagtcCTGAAGCTGAGACTCAGGCCCCCAAGCCGCTCGGTCCCCCCAAGCCCCACGGTCCCCCCAAGCCGCTCGGTCCCCTCCAGCTCCCAGCCATCTGTGGCGTGGAGCGCTCTGTGTAGCTGGTCAGTGCACCGTCTGCTTTTCCAGGTCATTCCTGTTTCATAACCCTTTATTCTCTGAGCCACAGGCCTGTCCCAGAAACACACATGTGGGCGGTGCCATGCACTCCAGGAGTGGCCCAGAACTTGTGCTTGGCTCCGTGGCCCAGTTTTTGGTTTGgagaataaaacctgattggagggagggagggagacatggtgctgaaaTGTCTTCGAGAACTTTCCATCAGAAGTTATCAGAATGGAAAAAATATGGGGGCCACAGGGAATTAACTGTGTGTCTTTGGCAAACACCTGACTGTCTCCAGAGCGCTAAGCTTGCTTCCTCTGAACAGCAGTGGGGACTTACCAGGGCAGACCTACAAAATTACAATTTTCACAGCTCAAAATGGGTGGACTATTGCTATCTTAAGTGaatatatacttaattttttttttattacatttgtgtgtgtgtgtgtgtttatgtgcacacgtggaaatcagaggagaaatgtcaggagtcagttctctcctcccacatctggggattgaactcaggttgtcaggcctggcagcaagtgaCTTCACTCTTTGAGTCCACTTACcaactctttgttgttgtttggtttttgtttgtttttcaagacagggtttatctgcacagccctggctgtcctggaactagctttgtagaccaggctggcctcgaactcacagagatccatctgcttctgcctcctgagtgctaggattaaaggcatgtgccaccactgcctggctcaactctactttttaaaaaaaattatcatttcatgtgtctgagtgttttacctgcaggtATATGTACTTCTGgcccccacagaggccagaagaggacatcaaatcccctggaactgggagttACAgccaactgtgagccaccatgtgggtgctgggaaccaaatccagtcCTCTGCAACAACAGCcggtgttcttaactactgagccacctcgctcgccttcttatttattttaccgtttgctttgtttttgaggagGGTTTCACCACGGACCTCTGGCTGCCCTGggtctctgcagaccaggctggctgtgaactcgcagagatctgctgcctctgcctcccgagtgtgggatGGCGGGCTCCTGTGGATGAATCTCTCCTGGGCCTCCGGCCCGTCCTCTGGGAGCAGCTGCATGCAGGCTCACTGGTGCTTAGCAGCAGGCGGCCGGCATTGGCTCTCCCTGTGACTTGCACCCTTACTCAGACCCTAGCTAGCCATTCCCACTCTACACTGAGACAGGGCTGAGGCGGGCTTGGACCCAGCACACCAGGGCCAGGCACGCTCCTCACAGTGGCGCTCGGAGCTGCCCTCTCCGCTGCTTCTGAGGAGATGCCCTGTGCGCTGAGAATTTACAAAAAGTGTCTCCAGAAGCCAGAtctggtgacacaggcctgttATCTCAgtcactctggagactgaggagggttgaaagttcaaggccagcctgggaaacttagtgagactctaacttgaaatgaaaaacaaagcaaaggctAAGGATGTAGACttcctgcctagaatctcccagtgaggacCTGGAGTTATGGCTCATTTGCAGAGCACTTGCCGAAtgtacacaaggccctgggttcaatccccgaAACTGAAAAAGTTGACGGCCACAGAGTATGCCTGCAATACCAGCACctggggaaggctgagtcaggaagatcttgagaaggaggccagcctggtctacaggttccaggacatccagggctacacagagaaacccgaaAATAAatagatcatagatagatagataaataaataaataaataaataaataaataaataaataaataaataagagagcaCTTCTTTAGCGTGCA
The sequence above is drawn from the Peromyscus leucopus breed LL Stock chromosome 1, UCI_PerLeu_2.1, whole genome shotgun sequence genome and encodes:
- the Spaca4 gene encoding sperm acrosome membrane-associated protein 4, with protein sequence MVLGWPLVLVLVLCPGATGIKDCVFCELTDSTQCPGTHMRCGDDEDCFIGHGVAQGVGPIINKGCVHSTSCGREEPVSYMGLTYSLTTTCCSGQLCNGGAGSDTGTPSLALSLQLLLGLSLLLQYCL
- the Fam83e gene encoding protein FAM83E, whose protein sequence is MAASQLAALEGEGPEAGEPALTKASPGFLYSEGQRLALEALLSGGEEAFRACVQQERLPPFLSADEAQALAAAAEDWTVPSQEPCGAGPATAIPDGNIGSLTYWPGQSEEPAPVLRLGWPDDTAWKGITRAQLYTQPPGEGQPPIKELVRQEIQAARKLVAVVMDVFTDPDLLTDMVDAATRRWVPVYLLLDREHLPAFLALAQQLGLNPWTTENLDVRTVQGHTFQSRRRRQVSGHVREKFLLLDGDRVISGSYSFTWSDSRLHRGLVTLLTGEIADAFSQEFRVLYAASRPLPPAPARSPVSSPSEGSQLPRSPHHVALRCPVVPLLSDRPLAHRLAACHILEGDRRETPTTTGPALSDILRSVQRTRTASGPPTRPSRSLWDLSRLSQLSGSSDGDNEIKKSWVSKDTPARALMRQRGTGGGPRGEMDSHPLARSQPWGGPLPMIPARRLHYPSPAQRRLGDNATSDWTSGSGPGRRR